The segment ACCAAACTAACAAAAAACAAGACAAACAGGAGGAAACATTCAGTTCGGGAACAGTGCTTTTTTCAGGATTTATATTAGGCTTTTTTATAGCTAGGCTAATATACAAACCTAAAAAACGTAGAAGATCCTACTATTATTGAGAAAATAATTCGCGGGCTTGAGCCCCGATTTTTTTTTCAAAAATTTTGTCTATGAAGTTGAAAAACTGCTCATTATCTACCTCTTTAAACTTAAATTCATTGTAGTATGTCTTTAAAAATTTAGAAAACCCCTTTTCTCCTAAAAGCTGCTTTAATTGATGAAGTTTATATTTCCCTTTAGAATAAATCACCTTGCGATATTCTGTTTCCGTGTTAAACTCATGAATCGGGATGGTAATCGGTCTTTTATCATCTGCTATTGCTTGAGAAACAGAATCTCTAACAGATTCTCCATATATTATTTCATCCGCCATATAAGTGGCAAACGCTTCATCCAGCCAAGGTTCACTGTACTGGTCATTCCCTACTACATTATAAAACCACTGGTGTGCTACCTCATGTGCTATCAATGTATCGATTGTAGAACAATCGGCTAATCTATCTTTATCTATAAAAATCATTCCCGGATATTCCATGCCACTCATATGTAGTTGGGTTTCCACTATATCAAGTTCATCATAGCAGTAATCACCCACCCGTTTTTGCATGTAATTTAAAGCTCTAGCAGCCGCATCAAGCACTTTTTTATTATCCTTTAACTGATTGTATGAATATAGATTTATCGCCTTTTTATCCTTTGTTTCTATAGAATAAGTAAAAGATGGTTTAGATGCCCATAATGCAAAATCTCTTGCTAATACTTTTGTCTTATAGATATGCTTTTGTTTGCCCTGATTTTGGCCTGTGGCAGCCACAGTGTAACCTTTAGGGGCTCTTACTGTAAACTCATACCATGCTATTTCTGTAAAAAAAGGTTCCCCGATGT is part of the Clostridia bacterium genome and harbors:
- a CDS encoding M1 family metallopeptidase → MSSVKRVLIKIIILLVIINIFLLVYIGWEYKDRLFLSAHFGGAIDDKAGLSQLLSTSKTEQNEILNLYKGDFDIFPSESRLTGDLQIVFKNRYDISLNQIVLTFYPDWLNPPSKGSYVKKISTDGQDISFKTSEGIIYVSLEQPLQPGQSMILDIKLDINLPEDEGRIGCNKHALWMGNWIPSLAPIRDGEWVYHEFRDIGEPFFTEIAWYEFTVRAPKGYTVAATGQNQGKQKHIYKTKVLARDFALWASKPSFTYSIETKDKKAINLYSYNQLKDNKKVLDAAARALNYMQKRVGDYCYDELDIVETQLHMSGMEYPGMIFIDKDRLADCSTIDTLIAHEVAHQWFYNVVGNDQYSEPWLDEAFATYMADEIIYGESVRDSVSQAIADDKRPITIPIHEFNTETEYRKVIYSKGKYKLHQLKQLLGEKGFSKFLKTYYNEFKFKEVDNEQFFNFIDKIFEKKIGAQARELFSQ